One stretch of Toxoplasma gondii ME49 chromosome XI, whole genome shotgun sequence DNA includes these proteins:
- a CDS encoding eukaryotic translation initiation factor 2B, putative (encoded by transcript TGME49_313060): protein MEGMKSTRSPQDPASLPETDARGMMGRSSYVGLSISSRSGSLDRSSMPPPPLLSYVPPKKCLCCEMTAPADAGGAEKSVRAKADRSTEKRTDDVEQAAAQAFADAQSRAEESEKRETGRDLPPNSGASGFQDPGAARRLSAALTAETVYTSLRPATGEGVPLMAEASYSLEEFQKDNSSMDDTPLPVRSSSCPTSYATSSFETGGAGVMALQRKGENTAPGDREKRTSEGAGVRPLAGAQRTTSSTCEWTAPFIEALILQLRRRELRGSHQAARRTAEVLRRLVDVYPWQTTHELIDVVKHVGRRLIRASPMEFLVANVLRRVLCIIRREHYKHVELQRHRQQQQAAERAQKSRDVSSLLSSPGSFSEATRESSRKAESPSETALCRSCGCVSSSASVSLGRGEGNSRQGEEREQLPLRPGASGEHLLFSHERPALHRTTSGTLHVARWASQRAAPSMAMYFDPYASPGADDCRPISASVKQSIFEGISELVAEVDSAWEEGDDVRTACFLNGDCILTYGYSLAVERLLKAIHRKNQEGGEHGASSRRTKKKRVRCNFQVIVLGGDPEQGGKKMAQCLVACGIKTAYVADGALFAVMNKVDKVVLGTRAVLSSGSAVTISGARYVAEAAKTFSKPVIVVAPLFKLTHLPVYDHHSRNELLPPALLLPESAEMENVSVRIPLYDYIPDRLLTVFITEIGPIDPSYLYTLSKQRYHIDDLDLCTLD, encoded by the exons ATGGAGGGCATGAAGAGCACTCGGAGTCCGCAGGACCCTGCGAGCCTCCCGGAGACCGACGCGCGCGGGATGATGGGGCGGTCCTCTTACGTCGGCCTTTCGATTTCCTCGCGCAGCGGCTCTTTGGATCGCAGCAGCATGCCCCCGCCGCCTCTGTTGTCTTACGTTCCGCCGAAGAAGTGTCTGTGCTGCGAAATGACGGCGCCGGCGGACGCTGGAGGCGCGGAGAAAAGCGTTCGAGCCAAGGCGGACCGCAGCACAGAAAAGCGGACAGACGACGTGGAGCAGGCCGCCGCTCAGGCCTTCGCTGATGCTCAGAGCCGCGCGGAGGAAAGTGAGAAGCGTGAGACAGGGCGAGATCTGCCGCCGAATTCCGGAGCATCTGGATTCCAGGACCCAGGCGCAGCGCGGCGCCTCTCGGCGGCCCTCACGGCTGAAACGGTGTACACCTCGCTGAGGCCGGCGACAGGCGAAGGCGTACCGCTGATGGCGGAAGCCTCCTACTCGTTGGAGGAGTTCCAGAAAGACAACTCGAGCATGGACGACACTCCCCTCCCGGTGCGCTCGTCTTCCTGTCCGACTTCATACGCGACGTCCAGTTTCGAGACGGGGGGCGCCGGTGTGATGGCACTGCAACGCAAGGGTGAGAACACAGCACCaggtgacagagagaaaaggacctCCGAGGGGGCAGGCGTCCGACCGTTGGCAGGCGCGCAGCGGACAACGTCTTCCACTTGCGAGTGGACAGCGCCCTTTATTGAGGCTCTTATCCTTCAGCTCAGGAGACGGGAACTCCGAGGAAGCCACCAAGCTGCGCGACGCACTGCTGAG gttctgcgtcgccttgtCGATGTCTATCCGTGGCAAACAACGCATGAACTCATCGATGTCGTGAAGCACGTCGGCCGTCGCCTTATTCGCGCAAGCCCCATGGAGTTCCTCGTTGCTAACGTCTTGAGAAGA GTTCTGTGCATCATCCGCCGAGAGCATTACAAACACgtggagctgcagagacaccgacaGCAACAGCAGGCTGCCGAGCGCGCGCAGAAGAGCCGGGacgtctcttcgcttctctcgagcCCAGGGTCCTTTTCTGAGGCGACCCGAGAAAGCTCAAGAAAAGCCGAGAGTCCCTCGGAAACGGCACTGTGTCGCTCGTGTGGGTGCGTCTCTTCCAGCGCCTCTGTTTCACTCGgacgcggagaaggaaacagtcGCCAGGGCGAAGAGCGCGAGCAGCTGCCCTTGAGGCCTGGCGCCAGTGGAGAGcaccttctcttctcacACGAAAGGCCCGCGTTGCATCGAACGACTTCCGGAACGCTCCACGTCGCGCGCTGGGCCTCGCAGCGGGCGGCACCTTCCATGGCGATGTACTTCGACCCCTACGCCTCGCCTGGAGCAGACGACTGTCGACCCATTTCTGCCTCGGTCAAGCAGTCGATCTTTGAG GGCATAAGCGAGCTGGTGGCCGAAGTCGACAGCGCttgggaagaaggcgacgatgTCCGAACTGCATGCTTTCTGAACGGCGACTGCATCTTAACCTACGGATACTCCCTCGCTGTGGAGAGGCTCCTCAAGGCC ATTCACCGCAAGAACCAAGAAGGCGGCGAGCACGGTGCCAGCAGCCGGCgcacaaagaagaagcgcgtcAGGTGTAATTTCCAAGTGATTGTTTTGGGAGGCGACCCAGAGCAAGGCGGAAAGAAGATGGCGCAATGCCTCGTTGCATGCGGAATAAAAACTGCATATGTCGCCGACGGCGCGCTCTTTGCAGTCATGAACAAAGTCGATAAAGTGGTGTTGG GTACTCGCGCTGTCCTCTCTTCGGGAAGTGCCGTGACTATCAGCGGTGCTCGATACGTGGCTGAGGCCGCCAAG ACGTTCAGCAAACCGGTGATCGTGgtcgcgcctctcttcaAGTTGACACATCTTCCGGTGTATGATCACCACTCGCGAAAcgagcttcttcctcctgcgcTG ctgctgccggaGAGTGCCGAGATGGAGAACGTCAGTGTACG CATCCCGCTCTACGACTACATCCCAGACAGACTGCTGACAGTCTTCATCACAGAAATTGGCCCCATCGATCCATCCTACTTGTACACTTTGTCGAAGCAGCGCTATCACATCGACGACTTGGACCTCTGTACTCTGGACTAA